The following are encoded in a window of Arthrobacter sp. OAP107 genomic DNA:
- a CDS encoding metalloregulator ArsR/SmtB family transcription factor, with amino-acid sequence MNADKHPCRLDVDSQYVELAVEIFAMLADATRVRIILALREGEMAVGALAEVVGKSPAAVSQHLAKMRLARMVSTRQDGTRVLYRLENEHARQLVADAIFQAEHALGGQPAHHRMKGAAS; translated from the coding sequence ATGAACGCAGATAAGCATCCTTGCAGGCTCGACGTGGACAGCCAGTACGTGGAGCTGGCGGTGGAGATTTTCGCCATGCTGGCAGACGCCACCAGGGTGCGGATTATCCTGGCCCTGCGCGAGGGTGAGATGGCCGTGGGCGCCCTGGCCGAAGTGGTCGGAAAGTCGCCGGCGGCGGTCTCCCAGCACCTGGCCAAGATGCGGCTGGCGCGCATGGTGTCCACCCGCCAGGACGGAACCAGGGTCCTCTACCGGCTCGAAAACGAGCACGCACGCCAGCTCGTCGCGGATGCAATCTTCCAGGCCGAGCACGCGCTCGGCGGGCAGCCGGCCCACCACCGCATGAAGGGAGCGGCATCGTGA
- a CDS encoding cation diffusion facilitator family transporter, whose amino-acid sequence MTIGTEGGEGHHHHDHGQDHPHGRSGDHGHSHGHDHLHGHDHAHTHHKGLKGWLFGLFVPHTHDAADSVDDALEASEQGIRALKISLFLLLGTTVLQFLVVLVSGSVALLADTIHNFSDALTALPLWIAFILGRRAATRRYTYGFGRAEDLAGLFIVAVVALSAVLAAWQSVDRLLHPQALQNLGWVMGAGLIGFAGNEAVAIYRIRIGRRIGSAALVADGVHARMDGFTSLAVVLGAGGVMLGFPLADPIVGLLISAAIIILLWGTVGSIGRRLMDGIEPELVDRARSTLEGTPGVVDVKRVQLRWVGHRLQGAATIGVDDGTSLLLAEQTMHEAGHRLRHALPKLDEMTLTPVPASTRPVTA is encoded by the coding sequence GTGACTATCGGGACTGAGGGCGGCGAGGGGCATCATCACCACGACCACGGGCAAGACCACCCGCACGGTCGTTCAGGCGATCATGGCCACTCACACGGACACGATCACTTACACGGCCATGATCACGCCCACACGCATCACAAGGGGCTGAAGGGCTGGCTTTTCGGGCTGTTCGTCCCGCACACCCATGACGCCGCCGATTCCGTGGATGACGCTCTCGAGGCCAGCGAGCAGGGCATCCGGGCGTTGAAGATCAGCCTGTTCCTGCTCCTCGGGACCACCGTCCTGCAATTCCTCGTGGTCCTGGTGAGCGGTTCGGTCGCGCTGCTGGCTGACACCATTCACAACTTCTCCGACGCCCTGACCGCCCTTCCCCTGTGGATCGCGTTCATCCTGGGCCGCCGCGCGGCCACCCGCCGCTACACCTACGGCTTCGGCAGGGCAGAGGATCTGGCAGGGCTGTTCATCGTGGCCGTGGTTGCCCTTTCGGCGGTGCTGGCTGCCTGGCAGTCGGTGGACAGGCTGCTCCACCCGCAGGCGCTGCAGAACCTGGGCTGGGTCATGGGTGCAGGACTGATCGGCTTCGCCGGAAACGAGGCCGTGGCGATCTACCGCATCAGGATTGGGCGCAGGATCGGCTCGGCTGCGCTGGTGGCAGACGGCGTCCATGCGCGGATGGATGGCTTCACCTCGCTGGCGGTGGTGCTTGGCGCCGGCGGCGTCATGCTCGGCTTCCCGCTGGCGGACCCCATCGTTGGCCTGCTGATCTCGGCGGCCATCATCATCCTGCTGTGGGGAACCGTCGGCAGCATCGGGCGCCGGCTGATGGACGGAATCGAGCCGGAACTGGTGGACCGCGCGCGCAGCACCCTTGAAGGCACACCAGGAGTCGTTGATGTGAAACGCGTTCAGCTGCGGTGGGTCGGGCACCGCCTCCAGGGTGCGGCGACCATCGGCGTCGACGACGGAACCAGCCTTCTGCTGGCTGAGCAGACCATGCACGAGGCCGGGCACCGGCTCCGCCACGCCCTGCCCAAGCTCGACGAGATGACTCTCACCCCGGTGCCCGCGTCAACCCGACCTGTGACCGCCTGA
- a CDS encoding sulfite exporter TauE/SafE family protein, with protein MEFFSGILVFFAGLWAGTINSVVGSGTLVTFPVLIALGIAPVTASMSNAMGLVAGGAAGAWGYRRELKGRGRQLLRLLPASLLGGISGAWLLLHLPEKVFHYAAPVLIVLALLMVVFQPRLQQWVRNREENPEHALRDKHHGVLLVVLVFLAGVYGGYFVAAQGILLVGILGVFMTGTIQNANAMKNVLVLGVNLIAAASYLLFAFDRINWTVVAIIAVSSLIGGLVGAKVGRRLSPPVLRGVIFALGLVALGFLVANLLK; from the coding sequence GTGGAGTTTTTCAGCGGCATCCTTGTGTTCTTCGCCGGTCTCTGGGCCGGCACCATCAACAGCGTCGTCGGGTCCGGAACCCTGGTCACCTTCCCGGTGCTGATCGCACTGGGCATCGCACCCGTGACGGCCTCGATGAGCAATGCCATGGGCCTGGTGGCCGGCGGCGCAGCCGGGGCCTGGGGTTACCGCCGGGAGCTGAAGGGCCGCGGCCGCCAGCTCCTGCGGCTCCTCCCGGCATCCCTGTTGGGCGGGATCAGCGGCGCCTGGCTCCTGCTCCACCTGCCTGAGAAGGTATTCCACTACGCGGCGCCGGTGCTGATTGTCCTGGCCCTGCTGATGGTGGTGTTCCAGCCCCGGCTCCAGCAATGGGTACGGAACCGTGAGGAAAATCCCGAGCATGCCCTGCGGGACAAGCACCACGGCGTATTGCTGGTGGTCCTCGTCTTCCTCGCCGGTGTGTATGGCGGGTACTTCGTTGCGGCGCAGGGAATCCTGCTGGTGGGCATCCTCGGCGTCTTCATGACGGGCACCATCCAGAACGCCAACGCCATGAAGAACGTCCTGGTGCTGGGCGTGAACCTGATCGCGGCCGCGTCCTATCTGCTGTTTGCCTTCGACCGGATCAACTGGACGGTGGTGGCCATCATCGCCGTCAGCTCCCTCATCGGCGGCCTCGTCGGCGCCAAGGTGGGCCGCCGGCTGTCGCCGCCCGTACTGCGCGGCGTGATTTTTGCCCTCGGCCTGGTGGCGCTCGGCTTCCTGGTCGCGAACCTGCTCAAGTAA
- a CDS encoding ABC transporter ATP-binding protein, with the protein MSDVLEMAAVSVVRGAKTLLSKVDWQVREGERWVILGPNGAGKTTLLQIAAARLHPTSGIAGILDESLGKVDVFELRPRIGLSSAALANQIPEYEKVLNVVVTAAYGVTGRWREGYEKDDERRAFALLNDWGMGPLLNRKFSTLSEGERKRVQIARALMTDPELLLLDEPAAGLDLGGREDLVHRLSQLAMDEDAPAIVLVTHHLEEVPPGFTHAMLMRDGEVVAAGPVNEVLTSGNLSQTFGLPLDVSVNAGRYTATARR; encoded by the coding sequence ATGAGTGATGTTCTTGAAATGGCCGCCGTCAGCGTTGTGCGCGGAGCCAAAACGCTCCTGAGCAAGGTGGATTGGCAGGTCAGGGAAGGCGAGCGGTGGGTCATTCTGGGCCCCAACGGCGCCGGCAAGACCACTCTGCTGCAGATCGCCGCGGCCCGGCTTCACCCCACCAGCGGCATCGCCGGCATTCTGGACGAAAGCCTCGGAAAGGTGGACGTCTTCGAGCTGCGGCCGCGGATCGGCCTCTCCTCGGCCGCTCTGGCCAACCAGATTCCCGAGTACGAGAAGGTGCTCAACGTCGTCGTCACCGCGGCCTACGGCGTGACCGGCCGCTGGCGCGAAGGCTACGAGAAGGACGACGAACGCCGTGCCTTCGCCCTCCTGAATGACTGGGGCATGGGCCCGCTCCTCAACCGCAAGTTCTCCACGCTCTCCGAGGGTGAGCGCAAGCGCGTGCAGATCGCCCGGGCCCTCATGACAGACCCCGAACTGCTGCTGCTCGACGAGCCCGCCGCCGGCCTGGATCTCGGCGGCCGCGAGGACCTGGTGCACCGCCTCAGCCAGCTGGCCATGGACGAGGACGCCCCCGCGATCGTGCTGGTCACCCACCACCTCGAGGAAGTACCCCCGGGCTTCACCCACGCCATGCTCATGCGCGACGGCGAAGTCGTGGCGGCCGGGCCCGTAAACGAGGTCCTCACCTCCGGTAACCTGAGCCAGACGTTCGGCCTGCCCCTGGACGTTTCGGTGAACGCCGGCCGTTACACGGCAACCGCCCGCCGCTAG
- a CDS encoding RNA methyltransferase, with the protein MTFHYLESAADPRVADYTQLTDVHLRKLREPAEGMYIAESSRVLRRALAAGHRPRSFFLAEKWVADLADIFEQYPDVPAYIGSAGLLEEITGFHLHRGAMAAMHRPAPVPLPELLAGARRVAVLEDIVDHTNVGAIFRSAAALDVDAVLVSPRCGDPLYRRSVRVSMGTVFQVPWARLESWPQDLTLLKEQGFTVAAMELTDDAVDLDALAAGNPERLALVLGTEGAGLSAETLAAVDLAVKIPMRAGVDSLNVAAASAVAFWELRPRG; encoded by the coding sequence GTGACTTTCCACTATCTCGAGTCGGCTGCCGATCCACGCGTCGCCGACTACACCCAGCTGACGGACGTGCACCTGCGGAAGCTGCGCGAGCCCGCCGAGGGCATGTACATCGCCGAATCCTCCCGCGTCCTGCGGCGCGCCCTCGCCGCCGGGCACCGGCCGCGGTCCTTCTTCCTCGCCGAAAAGTGGGTTGCGGACCTCGCGGACATCTTCGAGCAGTACCCCGACGTCCCGGCATACATCGGCAGCGCCGGACTCCTGGAGGAAATCACCGGATTCCACCTCCACCGCGGAGCCATGGCGGCCATGCACCGCCCGGCGCCTGTACCGCTGCCGGAACTGCTGGCCGGGGCCCGGCGCGTGGCCGTCCTGGAGGACATCGTGGACCACACGAACGTGGGCGCGATCTTCCGGTCGGCAGCGGCGCTCGACGTCGACGCCGTGCTGGTCTCGCCCCGCTGCGGCGACCCGCTGTACCGCCGCAGCGTCCGGGTCAGCATGGGCACCGTCTTCCAGGTGCCGTGGGCCAGGCTGGAAAGCTGGCCGCAGGATCTCACACTCCTCAAGGAGCAGGGCTTCACGGTGGCGGCGATGGAACTCACCGACGATGCCGTGGACCTGGACGCGCTGGCGGCAGGAAACCCGGAGCGGCTCGCCCTGGTGCTGGGCACGGAAGGTGCCGGCTTGAGCGCTGAGACGCTTGCCGCCGTCGACCTCGCTGTGAAGATCCCGATGCGGGCGGGTGTGGACTCCTTGAACGTGGCGGCGGCGTCCGCCGTCGCCTTCTGGGAGTTGCGGCCGCGGGGCTGA